The genomic stretch CTCCGGTCCCATCTCCATCAAGATACAGTTCATCACCGGACGCAAATCATCATTTGCCGTGGCGAAAACCGTACGGGTGATTCCCTCCAACAGCATACCGCAATTCGTTGCAATCGTGTTCACACTCTCGTCCATTCCGGATTGTACCGGGTAATCCTCGGCACTCTCTCCCGGCACGGAAAACTCTCCCTTGTCCGAGATAATCTTCACCTCGTTCGTCCCCGTGTTAATATCAAACGTCAAGGGTTGTTCCGGGAACTCTTTCAGAATATCCAACAACAACTTCGCCGGGATCGTGATACTTCCCGGGGTTTCCAGGTTATCCAACTCGATCTTGGCCTCCATGGTTGTTTCCTTGTCAGATGCCGTGGCGTACAACGTATCGTCCTTGGCTACCAACAAAATATTATCCAGAATCGGTTGTGCAGGTTTTCCACTAATCACCTTACTCACGGCCTGCAACCGCATCAAAAAACTACTACTTGATACAACGAATTTCATATCTGCTCTTTATAATTTTTATCCATTTATCGTATTTTCCACCTCTTCCACGGTGATCGGCGCCCGATGGTCACCCATACATTTACACCCGTTCTCCGTGATCAAAATATCATCTTCCAGACGGATACCACCGAAGTCCTTGTACGTCTCGATCTTGTCATATACCAAGAAGTCCTTGTGCAATCCCTGTTCTTTCCACTGGTCGATCAAAGCGGGAATGAAATAACAACCCGGCTCGTCGGTAACCACGAATCCCGGTTGTAACTTACGTCCCATACGCAAGGAAGAAGTACCGAACTGGTCAATCGGACGAGTCTCGTCATCATACCCCACGTAAATTTGTCCCAAATCCTCCATGTCATGCACGTCGAGTCCCATCATGTGACCCAACCCGTGAGGCATGAACAAAGCATGAGTCCCGGCAGCCACCGCAGCATTCACGTCGCCTTTCATCAAGCCAAGGTCTTTCAACCCTTGAGCCAAAACCTTGCAAACTTCCAGATGCACGTACTGGTACGTTACTCCCGGACGAGCAATCTCCATCGCTTTATTATTACAATCCAATACTATATTATATACATCTTTCTGACGTTGATCAAAACGCCCTCCCACGGGAACCGTACGGGTAAAATCGGAACAATAACACATATTATTCTCCGCCCCGGCATCCGTCAACATCATGCGTCCCACGGTCAACGTCTTACTATGATCGTGATTATGCAACGTCTCGCCATTCTGGGAAAGGATCACGGGGAAAGAAACCATACTTCCGTAAGAGGCCGCAATTCCCTCAATCAACCCGGCAATATATTGCTCTTTCTGTCCCGGTAATGCGTGTTTCATTGCTGCCACGTGCATCTCGTAACCTATGTTACAAGCCAAGTTAATTTGCTCGATCTCGCAAGCCTCCTTCACGGAACGCAATGCCACCACGGCCTTGATCAATTCCAAAGAAGAATAATTCTTGATCAGCGAGTGATGAATACCCAACAAATCCTCCAACAATAACATGTTGTGATAACGATAAGGCGGTAAGAAATGAATCTTGCGTCCATGGCTGATGGCCTCTTTCAAAGCCCCGGCCAATTTACCGAAAGGAGCGGAACAAGTCACACCCACGCTGGCAGCCAAATCCTTCACGCTCGGTTGTGGTCCCATCCAAATAATATCGTCCATGTCCACGTCGTTCCCGTACAGACAAACGTCCCCGGAATCCACGTCCATCAACCCGGCAAACCCGGGCATGTTCAAACCAAAGAAATAAAGGAAAGAACTATCCTGACGGAATTTATACGTGTTAGACGGATAATTTGCAGGAGCTTCCTCATTACCCAGTATCAATACCAAGCCGCCACTCATCTTGTCGATAAGTTGCTTTCTTCTATTTACATACACGCTTTTATCAAACATATTTATTATTTATTTAATGATTAATTTTCCTTGTCAAAATGAGTTGACAAGGTATAAATTTTTTTTCAATGTAACAATTCAAAAATCCATTTTAATCCGGAAAACCGATGCCCCGTTCAGACTCCCCCATGGTTATACAACCGTTATCCCACAGTTTTATATTCCTAATAATCTCCCGCACCCTATCATGTCACCCCTCCCCGCCTTTTCCGGTATATTGGCAAAGGACAATGAAAGGGCGATAAAAGTGATGAAAGGACCCTAGGAGATTATTACTCTAGTAAAAGGCTGGCTTTACCCCGGCTTTAGGCTATGTCAATTTATCATTCTCCTAGCACTTTCCTGATAGTTCATTTAGACCACGAAGCATTCATCCTGCATTTATAGAGCATTCAACTTCGATAAAATAGATCTTTGATAAGATTATACTTGCAAGTAAGGCATATCATGTAGTATATTAGCTAACCGGGAAGATGTATTCACATTATTATATATGGCTTCGCAACCATAGTTCAAGGGTTTCCCAAGGTATATGATATATCTTTCCGAAAAAAAATTAAAAATCGACTCACCCGGTTTTCACCCTCATCCGTATTCAAAGTGAAAATTGGATATTCTACAAAAAATAAACGGAACGAAAAGATGGAAAAAGATATTTTATCGAAACTAGAAGTTGCCCGCCTCATCGCTCTCCAGCGTTTGGGAATCCTGCCCAAATCAGAAGAACGGAGACTTTCCGCATGGGTGGAAAGAGACGAAAAAAACAAGGCCTTTTATGAACAATTACGCCAAAAATCATTCGACGAAAATGCGACTTCACCATCCACGGCAGAAGGTTGGAATCTATTCGAGAAAAAATATCGTACCGGGGGAAAGGCTCCCCGGCCATTCCAACGTACCCTCTACCGTATGGTGGCAAGCGCCGCCGTGTTAGTTCTTGCCATAACAGGGACATACTACTATCTTACACAACCGAACGAAGAAATAATCTCCTCTCCCCAACCTGTTTCTGCCGTGCAACTTGTACTGGAAAACGGAAATAAAATCACGCTGGATGACCCACAATCTTTCGTGCTGGCTTTAAATAACAATGTTGCCTTACATGCAGAAAAACAGAAAATCGACTATGCAACCACAAAAAAAGAAACAGTTGAAATTGATGAAATATACCACACGATTATCGTTCCCAAATACGGGGAATACACCGTCCGTCTTTCCGACAATACAACCGTGAAACTCAATTCCGAAAGTACACTGACCTATCCCGTTCAATTCAAGGGGAAAGAACGAAAAATCCGCCTGACGGGAGAAGCCTATCTGGAGGTGACACCCAACACCACCCGCCATTTCATCGTTGAGGCCGCAGGCACCACGGTCACCGTGTTGGGAACCACGTTCAACGTGAACACCTCCGCTCCCGACGGAAATGTAGCAACTACCCTCGTGAACGGGAAAGTGGAAGTAGGCAATGGCCTAACAACGACAATCATTTCCCCCGGCCTGCAAGCCGTCACCACATCGGGAAACGCCCGCATCGATGTAAGAAAGGTGGACACGAATGTTGTCACAGCATGGGTACGAGACATGTTCTATTTCGACGAGAAACCTCTCGGAGAAATCATGCAGGAATTATCGCACTGGTACGAATTCAACGTCGTTTTCGAAAAAGAAAGTCTAAAACAACGGAAATTCACTATCGAAACATCTCGTTACGAAAATATCGATCAAGTACTGAAATTGATTGAAGAGACGCACGTGGTCACGTGCAGAAAGGAGGGAAAAACCATATACATCCAGTAATCTCAAAATTAAAAACGGGACATGTTGGCAGCACGTCCCATCGCTATAATTCGTGAACCACACTCCCCGGTCAAAGTGAGTGTAAGTACAAATCAGTAAAACAAAATTATGAAAAAAGATTGTTTTATTCATGCTTGTGCGCGTGAAAAATTAAAAAAACTACTGTTAGTTATGAAATTAAGTAGCTTATTGATGCTATTATTCTGCATGAACCTATCAGCCAGAATCCACGCCCAAGAGGCCAAATTCTCGGTAGTCGTGGAGAATAGCAATATCCGGGAAATCATCCGGATCATAAAACAGCAGAGCGATTACACGTTTGTCTATAACGTGGAAGAATTGGACCATATCGGGTCAATCACCATGAACGTGAAAGATTCCGACGTGAGAACCATTCTCGACGCTTGCCTAAAGAATAGCGGGTACACCTATTCCATTCTCGACAAGGTGATCGTCATTCGCAAAGCCGAACTTCAACAACAAGAACAGATCAAAAAAATACGGGGAACCGTCACGGATAAAAAGAAAGCTCCCCTACCCGGCGTAACCGTGCTGATCAAGGGTACAAGCATCGGTGTCGCCACGGACATGAACGGAAAGTTCGAAATGATACAACCCAAAGACTCCAACATCGTACTAATCATTTCTTTTATCGGGATGAAAACCATAACCATCCCTTACAAGGGCCAAGATTTGACCGTCGTCATGGAAGAAGATTCCCAAAAAATGGACGAAGTGGTTGTCACTGGTTATCAAGTTGTCGACCGTCGAAAAAACACAAGTGCCGTCACTTCCGTAAAAATGGAGGATATAATGATTCCCGGGGCATCATCGGTCGACCAAATGTTGCAGGGACAAATCCCCGACATGATGTTCATGAGCAACTCTGGAGAAGTCGGTGTTGTTCCCAAATTACGAATCCGCGGAACTTCCACGCTGATCGGTAACCGCGAACCGCTATGGGTGGTCGACGGAATCATCATTCAAGACCCGGTGGAAATATCACCGGAAGAATTGAACGATCCGGACTATATTAATCGTATCGGTAACGCCATTGCCGGGTTAAACCCGCAGGATATCGATCGTATCGACGTCTTGAAAGATGCCGCTGCCACGGCTCTATATGGAACCAAAGCTGCCAACGGAGTAATCGTAATTACCACAAAAAAAGGACACGTGGGGCGTCCCGTCGTTACCTACTCGATGAACATGACCTTACGTCAACGCCCGAGTTATAACGACAGATCGGTCAACGTGATGAATTCACAAGAACGTATGCGATTTTCCCGAGAACTGGTTGCGCAACATTATCAATTCCCGAAGGATATGTCCATGGTGGGGTATGAAGGATTAATCACAAAACTATACAATCACGAAATAGACATTCAGCAATTCGATCAGGAAGTGGCAAAACTGGAAACGGTTAACACCGACTGGTTCGATTTATTAACACGCAACAGTCTTTCACATCAACACACGATCAGTATATCCGGGGGATCGGAAGAAGCCCGTTACTATGCCTCTATCGGTTACAACCGGGATAACGACGTGATTGGGGATGATAACAACGAACGTTACACGGCAGCCCTGAACCTAGATGCGAATTTAACACCGTGGCTGACCGCTTCTTTAAGCATGAACGGAAATGTATCTTCCCGCAATTACTATCAGAACGAATTGGCTCCCATGCAATATGCTTACAAAACAACCCGGGCTCTACCAGCTTTCGATGAAAAGGGAGAATATTATTTCTATCAAAGAAAATACAATAACTATACCTACTACAACTTCAACATACTGAACGAACTGGAAAACAGTTCTTACGGACAAGAAGGTTCTGCCTTGACCGTGAATGCCAACCTACAGTTCAAATTCACGAATTGGTTGAATGCCAATGCCATCGTATCCTATTCAACCTCCCACACGACAATCGAAGGTTGGTGGGGAGAAAAAAGTTATCACGCCGCCTTACTCCGGGGTTCCGAATACGGCGTACCTCTTGAACCGGCAGAATGGGATGACTATTGGGAAAAATGGAGTGGCTCTGCCGGATATTCGGAATTACCTTATGGAGGAGAGTTAAGTCGCCAAGAAACGAACAACAATTCATACACCGTTCGTTTACAATTAAATGCCAACAAATATTTCGGAACCGAAGACCGACATAACATCAACGCCTCTGCCGGATTCGAGTTAAGTTCCACCCGTTACAAACAATACGAGAACGTGACCCGCGGATATTATAAAGACCGAGGCATGAGTTTTGTCAACAATATTAACCTGGATGATTATCCGGCTTACAAAGAGTGGTTGGCAAGCAACGTTCCTTCTCTCAGCGACCAGCTAACTAACACCATTTCGGCATACGCTTCCGTATCATACAGTTACTTTAATTACTTCACGGTCAACGTAAACGCCCGCATAGACGGTTCCAACGGTTTCGGGGACCAGAGCAACGACAAATTATTGCCCATTTGGTCTGCTTCTGCCAACTGGAATATTTCCGAACATGACTGGATGCAAACCTCTTGGATCGATTTCTTACGCCTGAAAGCATCATTCGGCTATCAAGGAAATATGTTGAGTGACCAAACCCCGGTCATGATCATCTTGAAAAAACCTCTGGACTCTTATTTCAATGAAAATATATCCAAAGTTGAGCGTTACCCAAACCCGGATTTAAAGTGGGAAACAACAAAATCCTACAACTTAGGATTAGAACTTTCCCTGTTCAAAAACAAAGTACAACTTGAAGGTTCCTATTACTGGAAACACACGGAAGACGCTTTCATGACCAAAACGATTGCATCCATGAACGGAGTGAATGGGAATTCTTACGTGGTGAATGGCGGGGATGTTGACAATAGTGGTTATAGCGTGGCTGTAACCGTGTCCCCGATCAACAATAAAGATGTAAGGTGGACCCTATCCACGTCCTTTTCAAAAACGTTCAACAAAATGCAAAGCGATCCGGATGCCAATGAATATGAATTGGACAATTTCCTTAACGGAACCGCACTCGTGAAAGGTAAACCAATCGGGACATTCTATTCTTACAAATTCCTAGGCTTGAGTTCCGTGGACGGAGCCCCCATTTTCGACGATTACGTGGACAACAAAGAAGTCCTCAGAGGTCTAAGCAAGTACGACACGTACACCCGCGTACTCGAAGCCTCCGGAAACAGGGAACCGACAATATCCGGAAGTTTAAACACGACTGTACGATGGAAAAACTTCCGATTAAGCGGTTCCTTCGCTTACAGCATGGGAAACAAGATTCGATTATTTGCCATGTATTCCCCCAAAGCCGACGCTACCATGAACGCCAACGAGATACGAGCCGAAAATAACGTCAGCAAAGATTACTTGAGACGTTGGCAAAAACCGGGAGACGAGCTTCACACCGACATTCCCGCCATTATTAGCCCGGGAAGTGACGCCTACTACAAATACTACCGCCATTGGAGTGACATGGGTTCATACTCCGATATTCAACCGATAGCCAATTCCGTGTGGAACATGTATGATTACGGGAATCACCGGGTAGTAAGCGGGAATTACTTGAAATGCTCCAATTTGAGCCTTACCTACGAATTCGGAGAACATATCCTGAATAAATTACACATGTCCCGTCTCGCTTTAACCCTGTCCGGGGCAAACCTGTTCACGATCTGTTCCAGTAGATTGAAAGGACAGACCCCGACACAAAGTGGTTTCGCCACGATACAATTAAGCGATCGCCCAAATTATTCATTAGGTTTAACTATTTCATTTTAAATCTATCGAAATATGAAAAAGATACTAAGTATATTTTGTTTAGCACTACTACTCGGAGCCTGCTCAGACTTCCTAAAAGAGTACTCACAAGACCTTTCCAAGGTGGAGAGCTACACGGATCTGGATGAACTTCTGTTGGGAGACGCTTACCTGCCGGTAGGTCGAATTACGATCGAAAACTGGATGTTTAAAAGAGAAAACTCATATTTCCAAACCGTACATTACATGTCCGACGAACTACTCAATTTCCAGTTAACCGATAATGGCGGATATCCTGGAATTCAAGAAGAAATGTTCGGCTGGCACACGTGGCAACAAGATGTCGGTTTAAATGCCGAAGGAAATTCTCGGGGTGCCGAAGATGCGGATTGGAATATCGCTTACCATAGCATCAACACATGCAATATGATCCTGGATGCCATTGATGAACAACACGCCGAAAACGAGGAACAGGAACTGGAAAAAAATCGAATTAAAGGAGAAACCCATTTCTTGAGAGCGTTATATTATTTCACGTTAGTCAACCTGTACGGGCAACCCTACTCCGAAACCAACCGCACATCTCCCGGTGTACCCCTAAAAACAACATCCTACGTGGAAGATAAAGAATACACCATGAATTCGGTTGATGAAGTGTACACGCAAGTACTGAAAGATCTTGACTCGGCGGACACCTGTCTGGTAAACACAACAATTAAAAACCACCCTTACCGCGCAGACATCACCGCCGTGTACTTACTGAAAAGCCGCATTTACCTGTACATGCAAAACTGGGAAAAAGCCCTTGAATACGCGCAAAAAGTGATGACAAAGAATAAAAGCTTACTGGATTTAAACACATTGACAACGGAAACGGGAGACGTGTTAACCAAATCATCACCGGAAACCATCTTCTCCATGGGAGGACATTTATTAGCCTCTTCCCTCATCATGAAATATGGAGAAAACTCGTGGGGAGACTGGGAAGCCTTACCTTCCTACACGATCTCGGACGATTTAGTGGCAGCTTTTGACGAAGGAGAGAATGATTTGAGAACCCAATACTACATTTTCAAAACGACACTGGGAGACGACTATTATGCGCCCTATGCCGACGGCTGGCTCTTTCGTAAAGTTCGCGGATGGGAATACGGGTACAAAGAAGTCTCAGATAATTTCCTGTTCCGTACAGCTGAAGCCTATCTGAATGCGGCTGAAGCTGCGGCTTATACGGGAGATGAAGGAACAGCCCGTAACTTGTTAAAAGAATTACGGGATTACCGCATGATTGACAGCAGACCCATCACGGAAAGCGGGGAATCCCTGGTTACCCTAATTCGTGCGGAACGTCAACGGGAACTCTGTCTTGAAGGACATCGCTGGTTTGACTTGCGTCGTTATACTGTATGCGAAAAGTACCCCTACTCGAAAACAATCACCCATTATTACACGTCATTTACATGGGATGGCCCCGAATACACGAAATCTTACGTGTTGCAAAAAAACGATCCGGCCTACACGCTAGCTCTCCCGCAAGAAGTACGGGATTTCCAAAATAGCTTGGGACCAAACAATCGACCGGTACGCACAAATACAGATGCTCCTGCCGCATCCCAAAGTAAAGCATATAACAAGGGATGTGAAGACGGCTTAAATAATTACAAGTACTAAAAATAGGAAGACCATGAAATACATTATTTTATATATCATCGTACTTGCAGGATGTTTCACGGCTTGTCAACAAGAAGACAGTTTAACACCCAGCAACATAAGTGATCTATTCGCCCCGAATCCGGAAGCTACCGATGCAGAATCCGTGTTACGACGGGAATTTTTCAACACGACAGGATGTTACCTCTTGTTTAATGACACGTTACGCCATGAATATAAAGGCGAAGATACTTTCGGTAATCCGTACTACGAAACAGAATTAATCGGTTTGGAATGGAATCTGACTTCTGCCGTCAGCACCCGCTACCTTTTCGAATACTTGAAAACACAAGAACAAAAAGAACAAGCCGCGAGTTTCTTGCAAACATACTTGATTCCCAAAATCAAAAATGTACTACCTTACTCCATTCTAGTCATCAACAAAATGGATAAATACCTTTTACCGGACGGGGGAGGAAAATATGAATACTCCGACTCCCCGCTTGTTTACTCCAACACACGTTGTACGGCATTAAATATAAGCGAACTATGGGACTTAAACGGAGAAGAGAATTTTGTTAAATTCTCCCAAGACATCTGTTGCCGGATTATTTTTGCCAGCTGGGGAGGAGACCCCGGGAATTTCTATCAAGGCAGTAAAGCTTACGACTTTCTAAAAGTTAACAACTACGACTACGAAGCTCTAAAATCCGATTATTACATTCCGGACGGTTTAGGAGATGAATACATCGAAGATTTATACTACGAAGGATTCATTGAAAATACCAGTGAACGCTATTTGCCATCTGCCACGGAAGATGCGGCAGCTTACATCAAAGCCTGCCTCACGATGACGGATGAAGAATTCCGGGCAAAATTTTCCGACTACAGGAAGGTGATCAAGAAATATGAAATTATCAAACCGCTGGTTGAAGCAACCGGCATTCAATTCTAACGAATTATGAAAAAACACCTGATATATATCTGTATACTGTGGATTGTCAGCATTTCTTGTAGTAACGATGACAATCTACCTAACATCCGCCCGTCTGCCACGGGAGAATACACGGACGCAAGAGACGGGAACACCTATCAATGGGTTCGCTTAGGAAAACAAGAATGGATGGCATCCAATTTAAAATATGGCACTCTCTATTACGAAAATGAATATGATGGTCCCTTGGCTGATGGTTACGGAGACCCTCGCCAAGTCATTGCCCACGGACTGGGCTTTGATTTCGAAGTGGATTTCAATGAACATGGAAACCTCTACACCTGGGAAGAAGCGTTAGCCGCCTGTCCGGAAGGTTGGCGTTTACCCACGGACGAAGATTGGCAGAACCTGGAAACTACCTTAGGTATGTCCGCTGTAACTGCCGCCTCGAAAGGATGGAGAGGCAAGGGAGTTGCCTCCCTGCTCCGCCAAGACGAAGGAACCGGATTAGGCCTCCAATTAGCCGGAAACGCCAGTTTATCCAGAGTTCCGGTACGCCTATTTTTGAATTTCTTGAAAGAATTCGGATATTACTGGACAGCCACGGAAGAGGAAAACAACGGCTTACAAGAAACAACCGTGTTCTACCGTAAAATATTCGGGAGCCGCACAACCGTATACCGGGATGCCGCACCTTTGAATATTTTAATGCGGGTACGTTGCGTGCGAGACGCACAAAAGGACTAAAGACCAGCAATAAGAAATGGAGAATGACAGAAAAAGATTTCTCCATTTCTCACAAAAATCGAAACGATCGTATTGTAATTCAAAATCACCATTTATGAAACATATCATACCACAACTTTTAATCCTTGGCTCCATTGTTTCCTGTAATAACAAGCCTATGGACCACTTCGTAATCCGCGGCAGTATACCGGGAGCGATGGATAGTACGGAAATCACGTTAGCCCCGCACGAAGATTACAAGGACAGAATCGAAGGTTACATTATCAACGGGAAATTCGAACTCCAAGGCAAGATGAATACTCCTGCGTATTGTCGCTTGAGTATGAATAATCAAGACATTGTCGACAAGAAAAAATTAAAAGACGAACACTTGATCAAATACACGGAAATCGGTTTCTTCGCGGAAAACGGGGAACTAACATTCCAAACACCCCATATCGACAGCCTTCCGGAATCCTTCTGGAGATATGACATTCGCAAAGAAAAGAACTACACGTTGAAAGGCTCCAAAGCACAAGACATTTTCTTCCGGTACCAACAACAAACCATTCCTTTGCGCCATGAGATCCGGACACTTGAGCGGACTTATTCGGAAAACGGACGTATAGAAGACTTCAAAACATTACAGGAACAACAAAGTAAATTAGAAAACCTGACCAAAGCATTCATTCAAGAGAACCGGAATCTTGCCGTGAATCTTCATCTGGTGGAACAACTGAAAAAAGAACCGTTCACATATGATCAAGCCTATTTGGATGAATTGGGCGAACTATTCATCTCTTATCAAGATACCTGCGCTGGACTGCAACAATTCCGTCAATACCTGCAACAAGCCCGTGCTTACGTGCAAGGGAAAGCATTACAAGAAGGGGAAATAATTACACCCGACGGGGAAAAGACATCGCTTCTCTCCCAATTGAAAAAAGACCGTTACACGGTAATTGATTTTTGGGCTTCCTGGTGTGGACCCTGCCGTGCCAGCTTCCCTCACTTACGGGAAATGTACCAAAAATACGGGGAAAAAGTGACTTTTATCAGCCTGTCGGTAGATAAAAATGAAAAAGACTGGCAAAAAGCTCTCGGGGAAGAAAAATTACCTTGGAACCAATATCTTGCAACCCCGGAACTAATAAAAACCACCCATAAAGACTATGATCTGACGAGTATACCGACTTTTCTGGTTATTGACCCGGAAGGCAAAATCATATTTTCCGGACACAGCAGTGGGGAACTTGAAACAACACTAGCAGCAAAATGTAACATTTAAAACCAAGACCGAAATGAAAACAATATATCTACTAATTACTTGCCTTTTAATTCAATGGGGAGTGTTCGCGCAGGAAGGAGTCAACTTTCGCGACTTAACATTCAACGAAGCATTGGCACAAGCCAAAGCCGAGAAGAAAATGGTATTCATGGATTGCTACACCTCTTGGTGCGGGCCATGCAAAAACATGACCAACAACGTGTTCCCACAAAAAGCGGCAGGCGACTATTTCAACCCTCGTTTCGTCTGTGTAAATATGACATGGAAAAAGGAGAAGGTAAAGAATTAGCCGACAAATTCGAGGTACACGCTTACCCGACTTTCATCGTCTTTCGACCTGACGGAACTATACAACATCGAGTAGTAGGTAGTGACAATCTGGAAACTTTCATCCAACGTATAGAGAGAGGACTAAACAAAAAAACATCCCTCCCCTATCTAAACGAACGGTACGAAAAAGGCAAAATGAACAAACAGGAATTAATGACTTACAAGGAAATATTATCCGAAGCCGGGGAAGACGAAAAAGCCGGAAAAGTGTACAAAGAACTGCTTCCTCGCCTAACCTCCAAAGACAAGGTGCAAAAGGAATTCTGGCCGATCTATGAAGACGAGAGTTGCGTGATCGGTTCCCCTGAATTCGATTTTTTACTGGCAAACCTACCTGCCATACGAAAAAATTCAGGTACGGAAAAAGTTGACAAATACCTGTTCCATAAATATGTTAAAATACTGGAAGACTACATTCTTGGTTATCAAAAAGAAGATGCCGTTCCGGTAAGCCTGTTAAAACAACAAATCCCGGGATTAAACATCAAGCAACAGAAAACGTTAAACACCATGCTA from Butyricimonas virosa encodes the following:
- a CDS encoding TlpA disulfide reductase family protein; the protein is MKHIIPQLLILGSIVSCNNKPMDHFVIRGSIPGAMDSTEITLAPHEDYKDRIEGYIINGKFELQGKMNTPAYCRLSMNNQDIVDKKKLKDEHLIKYTEIGFFAENGELTFQTPHIDSLPESFWRYDIRKEKNYTLKGSKAQDIFFRYQQQTIPLRHEIRTLERTYSENGRIEDFKTLQEQQSKLENLTKAFIQENRNLAVNLHLVEQLKKEPFTYDQAYLDELGELFISYQDTCAGLQQFRQYLQQARAYVQGKALQEGEIITPDGEKTSLLSQLKKDRYTVIDFWASWCGPCRASFPHLREMYQKYGEKVTFISLSVDKNEKDWQKALGEEKLPWNQYLATPELIKTTHKDYDLTSIPTFLVIDPEGKIIFSGHSSGELETTLAAKCNI
- a CDS encoding thioredoxin family protein — encoded protein: MKTIYLLITCLLIQWGVFAQEGVNFRDLTFNEALAQAKAEKKMVFMDCYTSWCGPCKNMTNNVFPQKAAGDYFNPRFVCVNMTWKKEKVKN
- a CDS encoding TlpA family protein disulfide reductase; translated protein: MEKGEGKELADKFEVHAYPTFIVFRPDGTIQHRVVGSDNLETFIQRIERGLNKKTSLPYLNERYEKGKMNKQELMTYKEILSEAGEDEKAGKVYKELLPRLTSKDKVQKEFWPIYEDESCVIGSPEFDFLLANLPAIRKNSGTEKVDKYLFHKYVKILEDYILGYQKEDAVPVSLLKQQIPGLNIKQQKTLNTMLPLAEMVSNREVKALAAVIESKIPTANVQELKMYVFAYRAIRWQTQDADSQPQFKETSNKLTDLIISSMENKQASLTLTDLKTYPIILTSLQENMSKNNYSRLAAIGEKVIPDLPDSQEKRYIQKTYEKYRKLSCTKP